CAGTCTTTGAATAGCACTCCTTTGTAGTAATTTGCTTCGATGATCTGATATATTTACGACCACACTTAATTTTTCCAAGAATCCTTTGCGAAAGGACATAAAGTTTGATACAAATAGATTCACATTTATTTTTCAGGAAAATGAAGTGTCTTCCACTTTCTTGATACCAAGCAAAGGATGCCAAAAATTGTAATTATCATCTCAAGTTGAGTCTACCATAAATTAAGAAATTGCCAGATCACTGTAAGTTGTACTGCTCAATAGCCTATCTTTGTCTATGAACTTTATCACGGCCATTACTTTATCTAAGTTCAGTAAGTTGGGATCAAAATCCAAGTTTACTACATGCTTCCAGATGATAGATACAAATTGTGTGATTCATGTCCACAGGGGCACTGTCTTGATCTCTAGATCACTTCAGGCTTTCACAATTAGGTATCCATGGGACCTGCCTATAGCTCAACCCTTTATCTTCACAAGGGGCACATTCGAATCCCAACAACTATTTAGTTTTGCATCAGGATATTTTCTCAATGACACTGGAAACTCTGCAGTTCAGCAACCTGGAATCTTTGGATTAGGTTATATATTCACAACAGAGTAAACAGTAAAATGTCATTCTAAAAGTTTGATAGTTGTTTAAAGTTTGATAACAACATATTTTTTTTCAAGAACCCTTGTGAAGGTTGTTTAAAGTTTGATAGAAATGGATTCAAATTTCCTTGGATCAGGAATTTCTTATCTGTCAAGGAAAAGGAAGTTGTCCTCCCCATTATTTGATTCCAAGGGATGTAAATTTTTTTATCTTCATCTAAAGCTGAGTACAGACTCTAAAATAAGAGAGTGCACACCACCATATGTTGTCTACTGTCCAATAGCCTATCTATATCTATGAAGTTTATCACAACATTAGTTTAGCTACGTCCACTAAGGTGGTATCTGAATTCAGAAGTCCACTACATGTTTCCAGATGATTGATAGGAATAGGGTAATCCATGTCCCTGAGATACTTTCTTTAGTCTCTAGGTCTCTCAGGTTTGCACAAGCAGATTCACAGAGACCATGCATCCATGGGACTTTGACCTATAGATCAACAGTCCATCTTCATAAAGAACATGTTCAATGTCCCAGTAGtactttttttttttcaaactaGTAGTACATGGTTTTATTTATCAGGATATATCCTCTGTAACACCGGAAACTCTGCAGCTTAGGAAATTGGTGCCGTTGAAATGCACAAGTTTGTTCACATAACCGTAAAGTATCATTTTGAAATTTTTATTTTAACACAAGAGAGGAATAAAATGTTAAGCAAACCGCTGAGCCTGTGTATGTTTCCTGTAGGTTAGGTGCAATCCTGTAAAAAAAAAAGTTGCTTGTGTTGTTTGATGTATGTGTCATGTTGAGTTTAGGTTTGGCCGCTGAGCCTGTTCTTTTGTAGTTTACACCCTTCTCTTAAGTGTTCACAAATAATCATGTGCAGGCTTGCCTTTAGGTGGAAATATTGAATGATAAATTTGTAAGACCTCTAAGTTCATGCTATTAACCTTTTATGGCtctttgaaaaaccatacaactTGTCCTGGGGGCAAAGATGAAAAACAGCAAGTGGGCCAAGTCCAATTGGCCGACAGATTGTACTGGTCAATTCAGCCCACTAGATCCTATAGTGTGAAGTGTCTGTCAACTAAAGAATTCTGGTTCTCACTTCAAGCCTGAGGAAAACTTCTGTGCTGTCATGGGAACTTCTGATCCCTTGGCAATCCTTTATTGTGATCTGTTACTTTTCACTTATTTTCATGACTTCCTGTGAATGTATATACAATTAAAACATGTCGCTTCTTTTCTGGAAAGAAAACACATTTGGCTTCTTTCTCTCTGCTGGCTGTCTCTGGTGTTCTACTACTTCAATTCTGTGGCTGTACATGTTGCAGGTCAAACCAGTTGGTCCAAGTAATAATGGTGTAGTGGAACGTAATTCTAACAATTGATCAACGACATTAAAGATCATTTATAACACTGATGATAATGAAAGGTGAGGATGGTTTGCTCAACACGCAGCTGCTTCTATAATGAAATGATGCACAGCTCTCTTCCTTATTCGATAGAGAAAAAAATACTGATGATGGTAAAATTCCATTCTGAACTGTATCACTATTGATTGCATCCTTGCAACTATGCAAGCAAGATTTATATGCTAAGAACCTGGGTGCATTGCACAACTAAAGCTTTTCCTCAGGTGATTTCTGTGTTAAGACACATGCTGGCTTGATAAATGATTGATCTTCGAAATTTTTGTGCCTTTTGTTTTGTGATGATTGGGTTCGCTGACTTCTCAGTTTTACTGTTATACTTAGACCCCCTGGTGTTTCTAGAAAACATACCAGCTGTGTAACTTTCTGACTTGTATTGACCCTCTTATCAGTTTGAGCATCGTGTTATTCTGATTATCATTGTCAGATGTATGTCTGAAGGAAGTCGATGACCATGATTTTCTCACAACAATTTTGTTGGAGTTGGTAAGGACTAATTAAACCATCACTCGTATGATCAGGTATGCATCTCCGGGTTCCTACCCTTCATCTAAATGGCAGGATGGGCATATACTGCGAACTCTATTTTTGGCTTTTAAGTTTTCCCAACTGGAAACCCTGCCTGTGTAAATTTAGAGAAATTTATGAAACCTATCAATCTAGATAAAATGAACTTTCAAATCACATCCTATATCCAACCTTCTCGTACTTGGGTATAGAATAGCATTGGAGATATATTGTTAAATACATAATCTTATTTGACAATTTCTTTTGGACACTCCCTTTTCTAGGAAAGTATGCTGTAGGAAATCCTTACAGATAGATGCTTATGAGGTCCGTTTCATTCAGACCTCAGCATTTAGATGTATATTTAAATATAACTTTTGACACCAATTTAACATAGCACTAGCTATGATCAGATCTTTTTGGTACATGTACGTATACTTAAAACCATACTTATTGCCATCAATTTCACATAGCCCTAGTTGTAGGCTCCTAGTCATTATTGTTTGATTCGTGATCAACTAATCTGCTGGTTCTGCTTGATACACAGTATTCGCCTTAGCCTTATTCTTCTGTACACGAGAGAGTTCATACCTCTAACAGTGCATGTCTCCAATAACTCTTAAGCATCTGCTAGCATTTTCATTGACTGCCTGTCTGCCACAAAGCACTGTGATATGCTAGCTTGATAAATGGAAATTCTCAGCACAAGTTGGTCATAACTCAACGCCACAACGCGATATGCTGAACAGTGTGTCCACTTAAAGTAATCAGATTGCCAAGTTGACAGTTTGTTTCTTTCCTAGAATCGACCAATGCAAGTTGAGGATGGAATTCCTTTTATGATTACCTGCCCAAAACTGAATTTCAGCCCATCTTTTTTTCGCCACTACTAATAACCATGCCATGTGATTCGCGTTTTTCAGCATCGTCCTTGTCAGCCTGCAGGATATGGGAGAACCAGATGAGCCGGCTGTAGTAAGCGCTTGAAGGGCAACATTGTTGTTTTCTCAAGAGGATCAGTTGGTCTCACGCATGATGTCAACGGTTATGCTTAAAGGTAAAAGAACTACTGTCGGATTTAAACACTTAAAACTATGCTGAAATTTATGGAACCTGTCCTTTTTCTTGGACGAAATATAATTTGAAATCTCAGCATGATGTAAATAGAAACATCTAACCCGAAACTGGAAGTCTGCCCAGCCGCCCAGCTACTAGGAAACAAACCTGACCCGCTGTGACCTCTTTGCGTGGTTGCCATGTTCGTTCCTGCGctagtgctgctgctgctgctggcaaaGTTGGCACCCAATTGTCAAGAGGATTATTGGTTTATCGTGCTCTAGGTCCGGTAATTGTCAGAGCCGCACCTACTGCCGTTGCTATTGGCCTCTAATGGCAGCCGTGACACCTAATTTGCATCGGCATCAAGCACTGTCAGACACCGAGAGAACATTTTGTTTTGCGTGTGTGAACGTGGACAACTTTTAGGAGGATTTTGATTTGAATCTTAAAAAGAGTAGTGCTAGCAGTGACCCTGGGGCCCAGAACCAGCACGTCGCTATCGTGCGGTACCAAGATGGTACTAAAGTTTTTGCAGATCCAGCGACACGTCTCCGGCTTGGCGCCTTGCCGTTCGCCCCGCGGGATCTCGTGACGGCCCCAGCTAGCATCATCCGGGAGGCTGGAACCGGGGAGGGTTCGTTCATGGCCCGTCAAATCCTCAAACCGTCTGTTCTTGATCGAGTTTAGAACACCATTGATTGTTGATTGCCAACCCCCTACCCTACTTCGATCGGGTCCAATTGTCTATTCAGTTCTTTCAAGTTCCAACATCTTGGGAGCTCACCGAAATGAAAGCGTGAATAATCGCTAGAAATTGCAGCGGCGATTTTTAATAAAATATCTGAAATTTCCATTGAACTTCTGGTCATGTACTCAATTCCATATTCCCTATTTCCATCCCCAGACAATAGGATGCAGGAAGGGATTATCGCTAGGCTGACACGGGATGCAAGCTATGCCGGGTGGCAGCGAGCGATTACTCGTAGCAGCCGACGCGGTGGTAGGCCGGTAAcacggcggtggtggcggttgtcgtcatcatcttcgtcgtggtggccggcggcctcAGAACTCGACGCCCTTGAAGACCTTGCGCACCTGCTCGAGCGTGACGAAGAGCACCACGGTGAAGGGGCCCTGGCGCATCACGGTGGGGATGAACCCCTTGTACAGAGCCATGGGCCCCTCGGACCGCACGGTCTTGAGCGCGCAGTCCACGGCGCCGGCGTACGGCGGGGGTGCGCCGGGCGCCACCTTCATGTTCATCATCCGCGTCTTGACCACGTCGACGGGGTTGGAGGCCGCGGCGGCTACGAGGCCGGCGGTGAAGCTGGCGGCGACGTGCGTGGCGAGGccgtcggcgccggcgccccggCGCGCGAGGATGGCCTCCTTGGCCTGGTCGTAGGTGGCCAGCTGCGACGCCGTGACGATCATGGCGCGGTTCACCGTGAGCGACGAGCCGCGCCAGAGGCTGCGGACGCCCTCGTCGCGCGCCATCCGGCCGATGGCGTCCCCGACGCTGCGATAGTTGCGGCGCTCGGCGAGGGGCAGGCGCCCGTCCGCCTGCATCCGCACCATGGCCACGTCGGCCGGGTTGCCCACGGCCGCGCCGACGCCGCCCGCGATGAGCCCCGCCGCGATCTTGCGGTGCAGCGGCAGCACGCCGCCGTTCTCCTGGGTCCACTTGGTCTTGAGGATGTCGTAGAGCCCCATCCGCGTGGTGGAGTAGAGCGTCTGGCGAAGCATGGTGGCGGACACCCCGGAGAAGAGCCCCGCGGCGCCCTCGGAGCGCAGGATCTGCGCGCCGACGGCGAGCGGGCCGGGCTTCCTCGGCGGCGGCACCGGGACTTCTTGCGGGAGCGCCACGGTCTGGCCGCCCGCGGGGACCGCGAGCGCCGGGCGCATCGCCGGctgcggcgccgccgcggccgccgcctccccctgcaGCTGCATGCGGACCTTGATGAGGTCGAGCGGGTGCGTGGAGCAGCCGGCCACGATGGAGGCGATGCCGCCCTCGACGAATCCCTTGACCCCCATTGCTCGCTCCCTTGCTTTCTTCCTCGCCGCTGTTCCTTCCTTCCTCTCCGCCTCCCTTTTATCGGGGAGGGTGGATCCGAGACCAAAGGAAGCCGATAACCAAAAACGGAAGCTGCTCAAGGAAGCTCGAGCGGACCCCGAAACGAAACGAAGAAAAACTCGAGATTTAGCTAGCTTCTACTGCTGCCAATAGGAGCTGGGGCACACGTCTGACTGGAGACCAGGAGGTGGCAATGGAGGACGCAGGCTATGCGGGAGGAGTGTGGGACGCTGGTCCTCTGTGACATATGCTGCCTCGGTgctggggcggcgggggcgggcgctATTTATAGCTGGGCCGGAGCGCCGCGCGCAAGaggcgaggaagaagacgagcgGACGGGGGGAGGTGGCTGGCTGGCTTCGCGGCCTCCAGCGGTCGGACTGGGGAAGGCAGATTCGTCCGTAGTCGCGGGCGGGGGCCGGGGGGAGGTCAGGAGGTGGGTGGGGAGGGAGAGGCGACCTGGCCGCCAGCCCCAGCGGCAGAGCTTTCCGGGGTTCGCTTCGCCTTGACGCGGGAGGCGGACGGCTGGCTGTGGCCGCGTCGGGTCGGTGGCCGGCTGCCTGCGGCTTCCCCGCACgtcgcgcggcggcgcgggcacaTTGGAAACGGAAAGCAggcaggcgcgcggcgcggcttgGCCGTTGCTTCGCATCTGGGCCGTCCGTGGGTGGGCCCTGGCTAGGGTTTTTCGGAGCGGACGGTGGCGGATTTTCCTCGAGGGCTGGGCGGACGCGACGGACAGACGGCGGAGGAAGACTGGGACGGGACGGGGCGTTGGAATAAAGACGGAAGAATAGGAAGTTAGGAACGGGATGCTTCGTGACGGGCCGGCAGCAGAGTCGTGGCTCTGTGGGAACGGCAACGGCGGGTCCGCCGTTCCGTTAGTAGACGGAAAGGGTGCGTCCCGGGGTTACGGCTTAGAAAACGGGGAGCAGAAAAGTATGATCAGCTGTTGAACAGCGGCAACGCAAGCGCCTTTGGGATTTCTCGTTTGTTTGGAACGGAACGGAGTGGTATGATCTTGTCCTGGTTTGGGCATGAATTTAAATCTTTTTAAATTACCCACTAC
The Panicum hallii strain FIL2 chromosome 6, PHallii_v3.1, whole genome shotgun sequence genome window above contains:
- the LOC112897103 gene encoding mitochondrial uncoupling protein 5-like — its product is MGVKGFVEGGIASIVAGCSTHPLDLIKVRMQLQGEAAAAAAPQPAMRPALAVPAGGQTVALPQEVPVPPPRKPGPLAVGAQILRSEGAAGLFSGVSATMLRQTLYSTTRMGLYDILKTKWTQENGGVLPLHRKIAAGLIAGGVGAAVGNPADVAMVRMQADGRLPLAERRNYRSVGDAIGRMARDEGVRSLWRGSSLTVNRAMIVTASQLATYDQAKEAILARRGAGADGLATHVAASFTAGLVAAAASNPVDVVKTRMMNMKVAPGAPPPYAGAVDCALKTVRSEGPMALYKGFIPTVMRQGPFTVVLFVTLEQVRKVFKGVEF